One genomic segment of Ricinus communis isolate WT05 ecotype wild-type chromosome 5, ASM1957865v1, whole genome shotgun sequence includes these proteins:
- the LOC8268138 gene encoding sodium/hydrogen exchanger 7 isoform X3 codes for MEMHQIKRCIAQMLLLAGPGVLISTFCLGSAVKLTFPYNWSWKTSLLLGGLLSATDPVAVVALLKELGASKKLNTIIEGESLMNDGTAIVVYQLFYRMVLGESSNGAVIVKFLTQVSLGAVGIGVAFGIASVLWLGFIFNDTVIEIALTLAVSYITYFTAQEGADVSGVLAVMTLGMFYAAAARTAFKGEGQQSLHHFWEMVAYIANTLIFILSGVVIAEGVLSSDGVFHNHGNSWGYLFLLYVFVQVSRLLVVGVLYPFLRYFGYGLDWKEATILIWSGLRGAVALSLSLSVKRTGDSSTYLSSETGTLFVFFTGGIVFLTLIVNGSTTQYILHILDMDKLSAAKERILNYTKYEMLDKALAAFGDLGDDEELGPADWSAVKRYIASLNNLDGRSNPQTESENNLDPTNLKDIRVRFLNGVQSAYWGMLDEGRITQTTANILMHSVDEAIDMASHEPLCDWKGLKANVHFPSYYKFLQASICPRKLVTYFIVGRLESACYICAAFLRAHRIARRQLHDFVGDSEVASTVITESEAEGEEAREFLEDVRATFPEVLRVVKTRQVTYSVLNHLSDYVQNLQMIGLLEEKEMLHLHDAVQTDLKRLLRNPPIVKIPKLTDLISMHPLLGALPSTVREPLEGSSKGTMKSRGVPLYKEGSRPNGVWLISNGVVKWRSNSIRNKHSLHPTFTHGSTLGIYEVLVGKPYICDMITDSVVLCFFIESNKILSALRSDPAVEDFLWQKGQ; via the exons ATGGAAATGCACCAAATTAAG AGATGTATAGCACAAATGCTTCTACTTGCTGGTCCAGGAGTTCTGATCTCAACATTCTGTCTTGGATCTGCAGTGAAG CTCACTTTTCCATATAACTGGAGCTGGAAGACATCATTGTTGCTTGGTGGACTTCTGAGCGCCACTGATCCTGTGGCTGTTGTTGCTCTGTTGAAGGAGCTTGGTGCAAGCAAAAAATTGAATACAATTATTGAAGGAGAATCCTTGATGAATGATGG GACAGCAATTGTGGTCTATCAGTTGTTCTATCGGATGGTTCTCGGAGAGAGCTCTAACGGGGCGGTGATAGTCAAATTTCTAACACAAGTCTCACTTGGAGC TGTAGGCATTGGTGTTGCTTTTGGAATTGCATCTGTTCTTTGGCTTGGGTTTATTTTCAATGACACGGTGATAGAGATTGCACTGACACTTGCCGTGAGCTACATCACTTACTTCACT GCACAAGAGGGTGCTGATGTTTCTGGCGTTTTGGCAGTGATGACATTAGGAAT GTTTTATGCTGCAGCTGCTAGGACTGCTTTTAAGGGTGAAGGGCAGCAGAGCTTGCATCACTTTTG GGAAATGGTTGCTTATATAGCAAATACATTAATCTTCATATTAAG TGGCGTAGTTATAGCTGAAGGTGTTCTCAGCAGTGATGGTGTCTTTCATAACCACG GAAATTCTTGGGGCTACCTATTTCTTCTATATGTTTTTGTGCAAGTATCTCGGCTTTTAGTTGTTGGAGTATTATACCCATTTTTACGATACTTTGGTTATGGTTTGGATTGGAAAGAAGCTACTATTCTCATATGGTCAGGTCTCCGTGGGGCTGTTGCCTTGTCACTCTCACTATCAGTTAAG cGCACTGGTGACAGCTCAACATATCTCAGTTCTGAGACGGGAACTTTG TTTGTTTTCTTCACTGGCGGAATCGTATTTCTGACACTTATTGTGAATGGATCAACGACACAGTATATTTTGCATATCCTAGATATGGATAAGCTATCAGCTGCCAAG GAACGCATATTGAACTACACGAAGTATGAAATGTTGGACAAAGCATTAGCAGCTTTTGGTGATCTTGGAGATGACGAGGAACTTGGACCTGCTGACTGGTCTGCTGTCAAAAGATATATTGCAAGCTTGAATAATTTGGACGGAAGGAGTAATCCCCAAACTGAATCTGAAAACAATCTAGACCCAACAAATTTGAAAGACATTCGCGTACGTTTTCTAAATG GTGTCCAATCTGCATACTGGGGAATGCTTGATGAGGGAAGGATAACTCAGACTACCGCAAATATTTTAATGCATTCAGTAGATGAAGCAATCGACATGGCTTCACATGAGCCTTTATGTGATTGGAAGGGGTTAAAGGCTAATGTTCATTTCCCGAGTTATTACAAGTTCCTTCAAGCAAGCATTTGCCCTCGAAAACTGGTTACTTATTTCATCGTAGGGAGACTGGAATCTGCATGTTACATTTGCGCTGCATTTCTACGTGCCCACAGAATCGCACGGCGACAACTGCATGACTTCGTAG GTGACAGTGAAGTTGCTTCTACAGTCATTACTGAAAGTGAGGCAGAAGGAGAAGAAGCGAGAGAATTTTTGGAGGATGTCCGTGCTACATTTCCTGAG GTGTTGCGTGTTGTGAAAACCAGGCAAGTAACTTATTCAGTGCTGAACCATTTAAGTGATTATGTCCAAAATCTTCAGATGATTGGGCTcttagaagaaaaagagatgcTTCATCTTCATGATGCTGTCCAA ACTGACTTGAAAAGACTTCTAAGGAATCCTCCTATAGTAAAGATCCCTAAACTAACTGATTTGATTAGCATGCATCCTTTGTTGGGGGCCCTTCCTTCTACAGTACGTGAACCGCTTGAAGGTTCTAGCAAAGGCACAATGAAATCACGTGGAGTGCCACTTTACAAGGAGGGCTCTAGGCCAAATGGCGTTTGGCTTATTTCTAATGGTGTTGTCAAG TGGAGGAGTAATAGCATAAGGAACAAGCACTCATTGCATCCAACTTTTACACATGGGAGCACATTGGGCATATATGAGGTCCTAGTTGGAAAGCCTTACATCTGTGACATGATAACAGACTCTGTGGTACTCTGCTTCTTTATTGAAAGCAACAAAATACTTTCAGCACTAAGGTCAGACCCTGCAGTGGAAGACTTCCTGTGGCAG AAAGGTCAATGA
- the LOC8268138 gene encoding sodium/hydrogen exchanger 7 isoform X4 has protein sequence MEMHQIKRCIAQMLLLAGPGVLISTFCLGSAVKLTFPYNWSWKTSLLLGGLLSATDPVAVVALLKELGASKKLNTIIEGESLMNDGTAIVVYQLFYRMVLGESSNGAVIVKFLTQVSLGAVGIGVAFGIASVLWLGFIFNDTVIEIALTLAVSYITYFTAQEGADVSGVLAVMTLGMFYAAAARTAFKGEGQQSLHHFWEMVAYIANTLIFILSGVVIAEGVLSSDGVFHNHGNSWGYLFLLYVFVQVSRLLVVGVLYPFLRYFGYGLDWKEATILIWSGLRGAVALSLSLSVKRTGDSSTYLSSETGTLFVFFTGGIVFLTLIVNGSTTQYILHILDMDKLSAAKERILNYTKYEMLDKALAAFGDLGDDEELGPADWSAVKRYIASLNNLDGRSNPQTESENNLDPTNLKDIRVRFLNGVQSAYWGMLDEGRITQTTANILMHSVDEAIDMASHEPLCDWKGLKANVHFPSYYKFLQASICPRKLVTYFIVGRLESACYICAAFLRAHRIARRQLHDFVGDSEVASTVITESEAEGEEAREFLEDVRATFPEVLRVVKTRQVTYSVLNHLSDYVQNLQMIGLLEEKEMLHLHDAVQTDLKRLLRNPPIVKIPKLTDLISMHPLLGALPSTVREPLEGSSKGTMKSRGVPLYKEGSRPNGVWLISNGVVKFLLHLYKCKLLFGSGGVIA, from the exons ATGGAAATGCACCAAATTAAG AGATGTATAGCACAAATGCTTCTACTTGCTGGTCCAGGAGTTCTGATCTCAACATTCTGTCTTGGATCTGCAGTGAAG CTCACTTTTCCATATAACTGGAGCTGGAAGACATCATTGTTGCTTGGTGGACTTCTGAGCGCCACTGATCCTGTGGCTGTTGTTGCTCTGTTGAAGGAGCTTGGTGCAAGCAAAAAATTGAATACAATTATTGAAGGAGAATCCTTGATGAATGATGG GACAGCAATTGTGGTCTATCAGTTGTTCTATCGGATGGTTCTCGGAGAGAGCTCTAACGGGGCGGTGATAGTCAAATTTCTAACACAAGTCTCACTTGGAGC TGTAGGCATTGGTGTTGCTTTTGGAATTGCATCTGTTCTTTGGCTTGGGTTTATTTTCAATGACACGGTGATAGAGATTGCACTGACACTTGCCGTGAGCTACATCACTTACTTCACT GCACAAGAGGGTGCTGATGTTTCTGGCGTTTTGGCAGTGATGACATTAGGAAT GTTTTATGCTGCAGCTGCTAGGACTGCTTTTAAGGGTGAAGGGCAGCAGAGCTTGCATCACTTTTG GGAAATGGTTGCTTATATAGCAAATACATTAATCTTCATATTAAG TGGCGTAGTTATAGCTGAAGGTGTTCTCAGCAGTGATGGTGTCTTTCATAACCACG GAAATTCTTGGGGCTACCTATTTCTTCTATATGTTTTTGTGCAAGTATCTCGGCTTTTAGTTGTTGGAGTATTATACCCATTTTTACGATACTTTGGTTATGGTTTGGATTGGAAAGAAGCTACTATTCTCATATGGTCAGGTCTCCGTGGGGCTGTTGCCTTGTCACTCTCACTATCAGTTAAG cGCACTGGTGACAGCTCAACATATCTCAGTTCTGAGACGGGAACTTTG TTTGTTTTCTTCACTGGCGGAATCGTATTTCTGACACTTATTGTGAATGGATCAACGACACAGTATATTTTGCATATCCTAGATATGGATAAGCTATCAGCTGCCAAG GAACGCATATTGAACTACACGAAGTATGAAATGTTGGACAAAGCATTAGCAGCTTTTGGTGATCTTGGAGATGACGAGGAACTTGGACCTGCTGACTGGTCTGCTGTCAAAAGATATATTGCAAGCTTGAATAATTTGGACGGAAGGAGTAATCCCCAAACTGAATCTGAAAACAATCTAGACCCAACAAATTTGAAAGACATTCGCGTACGTTTTCTAAATG GTGTCCAATCTGCATACTGGGGAATGCTTGATGAGGGAAGGATAACTCAGACTACCGCAAATATTTTAATGCATTCAGTAGATGAAGCAATCGACATGGCTTCACATGAGCCTTTATGTGATTGGAAGGGGTTAAAGGCTAATGTTCATTTCCCGAGTTATTACAAGTTCCTTCAAGCAAGCATTTGCCCTCGAAAACTGGTTACTTATTTCATCGTAGGGAGACTGGAATCTGCATGTTACATTTGCGCTGCATTTCTACGTGCCCACAGAATCGCACGGCGACAACTGCATGACTTCGTAG GTGACAGTGAAGTTGCTTCTACAGTCATTACTGAAAGTGAGGCAGAAGGAGAAGAAGCGAGAGAATTTTTGGAGGATGTCCGTGCTACATTTCCTGAG GTGTTGCGTGTTGTGAAAACCAGGCAAGTAACTTATTCAGTGCTGAACCATTTAAGTGATTATGTCCAAAATCTTCAGATGATTGGGCTcttagaagaaaaagagatgcTTCATCTTCATGATGCTGTCCAA ACTGACTTGAAAAGACTTCTAAGGAATCCTCCTATAGTAAAGATCCCTAAACTAACTGATTTGATTAGCATGCATCCTTTGTTGGGGGCCCTTCCTTCTACAGTACGTGAACCGCTTGAAGGTTCTAGCAAAGGCACAATGAAATCACGTGGAGTGCCACTTTACAAGGAGGGCTCTAGGCCAAATGGCGTTTGGCTTATTTCTAATGGTGTTGTCAAG TTTTTACTGCATCTCTATAAATGCAAACTATTGTTCGGCAGTGGAGGAGTAATAGCATAA
- the LOC8268138 gene encoding sodium/hydrogen exchanger 7 isoform X1 produces MMAIVVYQLFYRMVLGESSNGAVIVKFLTQVSLGAVGIGVAFGIASVLWLGFIFNDTVIEIALTLAVSYITYFTAQEGADVSGVLAVMTLGMFYAAAARTAFKGEGQQSLHHFWEMVAYIANTLIFILSGVVIAEGVLSSDGVFHNHGNSWGYLFLLYVFVQVSRLLVVGVLYPFLRYFGYGLDWKEATILIWSGLRGAVALSLSLSVKRTGDSSTYLSSETGTLFVFFTGGIVFLTLIVNGSTTQYILHILDMDKLSAAKERILNYTKYEMLDKALAAFGDLGDDEELGPADWSAVKRYIASLNNLDGRSNPQTESENNLDPTNLKDIRVRFLNGVQSAYWGMLDEGRITQTTANILMHSVDEAIDMASHEPLCDWKGLKANVHFPSYYKFLQASICPRKLVTYFIVGRLESACYICAAFLRAHRIARRQLHDFVGDSEVASTVITESEAEGEEAREFLEDVRATFPEVLRVVKTRQVTYSVLNHLSDYVQNLQMIGLLEEKEMLHLHDAVQTDLKRLLRNPPIVKIPKLTDLISMHPLLGALPSTVREPLEGSSKGTMKSRGVPLYKEGSRPNGVWLISNGVVKWRSNSIRNKHSLHPTFTHGSTLGIYEVLVGKPYICDMITDSVVLCFFIESNKILSALRSDPAVEDFLWQESAIALAKLLLPQIFEKMVMHDMRALIAERSMMNTYIRGETIEIPYHSIGFLLEGFVKAHGYQEELITSPAVLLPPHKNQSFNTHGTESSQTEITGAKISSFSHQRSSYQVETRARVIIFDIAAFEADSMLQRRSSSLVPHTVDHPHRPLNREHGLMSWPENIHKAKSHEQNLENGQAKSLSARAMQLSIFGGMVDVQRRSHGSSSDVVQRSHSMSFSRAGSFHGRPLVSIRSEGNANVRKNIQARNLTWKVPAPPHHSTDTNKSNVLDHSSDESGAEDEHIVRIDSPSRLSFRQAS; encoded by the exons ATGATGG CAATTGTGGTCTATCAGTTGTTCTATCGGATGGTTCTCGGAGAGAGCTCTAACGGGGCGGTGATAGTCAAATTTCTAACACAAGTCTCACTTGGAGC TGTAGGCATTGGTGTTGCTTTTGGAATTGCATCTGTTCTTTGGCTTGGGTTTATTTTCAATGACACGGTGATAGAGATTGCACTGACACTTGCCGTGAGCTACATCACTTACTTCACT GCACAAGAGGGTGCTGATGTTTCTGGCGTTTTGGCAGTGATGACATTAGGAAT GTTTTATGCTGCAGCTGCTAGGACTGCTTTTAAGGGTGAAGGGCAGCAGAGCTTGCATCACTTTTG GGAAATGGTTGCTTATATAGCAAATACATTAATCTTCATATTAAG TGGCGTAGTTATAGCTGAAGGTGTTCTCAGCAGTGATGGTGTCTTTCATAACCACG GAAATTCTTGGGGCTACCTATTTCTTCTATATGTTTTTGTGCAAGTATCTCGGCTTTTAGTTGTTGGAGTATTATACCCATTTTTACGATACTTTGGTTATGGTTTGGATTGGAAAGAAGCTACTATTCTCATATGGTCAGGTCTCCGTGGGGCTGTTGCCTTGTCACTCTCACTATCAGTTAAG cGCACTGGTGACAGCTCAACATATCTCAGTTCTGAGACGGGAACTTTG TTTGTTTTCTTCACTGGCGGAATCGTATTTCTGACACTTATTGTGAATGGATCAACGACACAGTATATTTTGCATATCCTAGATATGGATAAGCTATCAGCTGCCAAG GAACGCATATTGAACTACACGAAGTATGAAATGTTGGACAAAGCATTAGCAGCTTTTGGTGATCTTGGAGATGACGAGGAACTTGGACCTGCTGACTGGTCTGCTGTCAAAAGATATATTGCAAGCTTGAATAATTTGGACGGAAGGAGTAATCCCCAAACTGAATCTGAAAACAATCTAGACCCAACAAATTTGAAAGACATTCGCGTACGTTTTCTAAATG GTGTCCAATCTGCATACTGGGGAATGCTTGATGAGGGAAGGATAACTCAGACTACCGCAAATATTTTAATGCATTCAGTAGATGAAGCAATCGACATGGCTTCACATGAGCCTTTATGTGATTGGAAGGGGTTAAAGGCTAATGTTCATTTCCCGAGTTATTACAAGTTCCTTCAAGCAAGCATTTGCCCTCGAAAACTGGTTACTTATTTCATCGTAGGGAGACTGGAATCTGCATGTTACATTTGCGCTGCATTTCTACGTGCCCACAGAATCGCACGGCGACAACTGCATGACTTCGTAG GTGACAGTGAAGTTGCTTCTACAGTCATTACTGAAAGTGAGGCAGAAGGAGAAGAAGCGAGAGAATTTTTGGAGGATGTCCGTGCTACATTTCCTGAG GTGTTGCGTGTTGTGAAAACCAGGCAAGTAACTTATTCAGTGCTGAACCATTTAAGTGATTATGTCCAAAATCTTCAGATGATTGGGCTcttagaagaaaaagagatgcTTCATCTTCATGATGCTGTCCAA ACTGACTTGAAAAGACTTCTAAGGAATCCTCCTATAGTAAAGATCCCTAAACTAACTGATTTGATTAGCATGCATCCTTTGTTGGGGGCCCTTCCTTCTACAGTACGTGAACCGCTTGAAGGTTCTAGCAAAGGCACAATGAAATCACGTGGAGTGCCACTTTACAAGGAGGGCTCTAGGCCAAATGGCGTTTGGCTTATTTCTAATGGTGTTGTCAAG TGGAGGAGTAATAGCATAAGGAACAAGCACTCATTGCATCCAACTTTTACACATGGGAGCACATTGGGCATATATGAGGTCCTAGTTGGAAAGCCTTACATCTGTGACATGATAACAGACTCTGTGGTACTCTGCTTCTTTATTGAAAGCAACAAAATACTTTCAGCACTAAGGTCAGACCCTGCAGTGGAAGACTTCCTGTGGCAG GAAAGTGCTATTGCACTAGCCAAACTTTTACTTCCtcaaatatttgaaaagatGGTAATGCACGACATGAGAGCTCTTATTGCAGAAAGGTCAATGATGAACACATACATAAGGGGAGAAACAATAGAAATACCTTACCACTCCATTGGCTTTCTGTTAGAAGGATTTGTAAAGGCCCATGGCTATCAAGAAGAACTGATTACATCACCTGCAGTACTGTTGCCTCCGCATAAAAATCAGAGCTTTAACACTCACGGAACTGAAAGCAGTCAAACTGAAATAACAG GTGCCAAGATATCCAGTTTCTCTCACCAAAGATCCAGCTATCAAGTTGAGACAAGAGCAAGAGTGATAATCTTCGACATTGCAGCATTTGAAGCTGATAGTATGCTGCAGAGAAGGTCATCCTCTTTAGTACCACACACAGTTGATCATCCCCATAGACCTCTAAACAGAGAGCATGGTCTTATGAGTTGGCCTGAAAATATCCACAAGGCAAAATCACATGAGCAGAATCTTGAAAATGGACAAGCAAAGAGCTTGTCTGCAAGAGCAATGCAGCTGAGCATCTTTGGTGGCATG GTTGATGTGCAACGTCGTAGCCATGGTTCCTCAAGTGATGTAGTGCAGCGATCACATAGCATGTCATTTTCAAGAGCTGGATCATTTCATGGCCGCCCTCTTGTTTCTATTAGATCAGAAGGAAATGCTAATGTAAGGAAGAACATACAAGCAAGAAACTTGACGTGGAAAGTTCCTGCTCCTCCACATCATAGTACAGACACAAACAAGAGCAATGTGTTGGATCATTCTAGTGACGAATCTGGTGCTGAAGATGAGCACATAGTAAGAATTGACTCACCAAGTAGGCTTTCTTTCCGCCAGGCTTCTTAA
- the LOC8268138 gene encoding sodium/hydrogen exchanger 7 isoform X2, with translation MRFFSWSSVGIGVAFGIASVLWLGFIFNDTVIEIALTLAVSYITYFTAQEGADVSGVLAVMTLGMFYAAAARTAFKGEGQQSLHHFWEMVAYIANTLIFILSGVVIAEGVLSSDGVFHNHGNSWGYLFLLYVFVQVSRLLVVGVLYPFLRYFGYGLDWKEATILIWSGLRGAVALSLSLSVKRTGDSSTYLSSETGTLFVFFTGGIVFLTLIVNGSTTQYILHILDMDKLSAAKERILNYTKYEMLDKALAAFGDLGDDEELGPADWSAVKRYIASLNNLDGRSNPQTESENNLDPTNLKDIRVRFLNGVQSAYWGMLDEGRITQTTANILMHSVDEAIDMASHEPLCDWKGLKANVHFPSYYKFLQASICPRKLVTYFIVGRLESACYICAAFLRAHRIARRQLHDFVGDSEVASTVITESEAEGEEAREFLEDVRATFPEVLRVVKTRQVTYSVLNHLSDYVQNLQMIGLLEEKEMLHLHDAVQTDLKRLLRNPPIVKIPKLTDLISMHPLLGALPSTVREPLEGSSKGTMKSRGVPLYKEGSRPNGVWLISNGVVKWRSNSIRNKHSLHPTFTHGSTLGIYEVLVGKPYICDMITDSVVLCFFIESNKILSALRSDPAVEDFLWQESAIALAKLLLPQIFEKMVMHDMRALIAERSMMNTYIRGETIEIPYHSIGFLLEGFVKAHGYQEELITSPAVLLPPHKNQSFNTHGTESSQTEITGAKISSFSHQRSSYQVETRARVIIFDIAAFEADSMLQRRSSSLVPHTVDHPHRPLNREHGLMSWPENIHKAKSHEQNLENGQAKSLSARAMQLSIFGGMVDVQRRSHGSSSDVVQRSHSMSFSRAGSFHGRPLVSIRSEGNANVRKNIQARNLTWKVPAPPHHSTDTNKSNVLDHSSDESGAEDEHIVRIDSPSRLSFRQAS, from the exons ATGAGATTCTTTTCTTGGTCCAGTGTAGGCATTGGTGTTGCTTTTGGAATTGCATCTGTTCTTTGGCTTGGGTTTATTTTCAATGACACGGTGATAGAGATTGCACTGACACTTGCCGTGAGCTACATCACTTACTTCACT GCACAAGAGGGTGCTGATGTTTCTGGCGTTTTGGCAGTGATGACATTAGGAAT GTTTTATGCTGCAGCTGCTAGGACTGCTTTTAAGGGTGAAGGGCAGCAGAGCTTGCATCACTTTTG GGAAATGGTTGCTTATATAGCAAATACATTAATCTTCATATTAAG TGGCGTAGTTATAGCTGAAGGTGTTCTCAGCAGTGATGGTGTCTTTCATAACCACG GAAATTCTTGGGGCTACCTATTTCTTCTATATGTTTTTGTGCAAGTATCTCGGCTTTTAGTTGTTGGAGTATTATACCCATTTTTACGATACTTTGGTTATGGTTTGGATTGGAAAGAAGCTACTATTCTCATATGGTCAGGTCTCCGTGGGGCTGTTGCCTTGTCACTCTCACTATCAGTTAAG cGCACTGGTGACAGCTCAACATATCTCAGTTCTGAGACGGGAACTTTG TTTGTTTTCTTCACTGGCGGAATCGTATTTCTGACACTTATTGTGAATGGATCAACGACACAGTATATTTTGCATATCCTAGATATGGATAAGCTATCAGCTGCCAAG GAACGCATATTGAACTACACGAAGTATGAAATGTTGGACAAAGCATTAGCAGCTTTTGGTGATCTTGGAGATGACGAGGAACTTGGACCTGCTGACTGGTCTGCTGTCAAAAGATATATTGCAAGCTTGAATAATTTGGACGGAAGGAGTAATCCCCAAACTGAATCTGAAAACAATCTAGACCCAACAAATTTGAAAGACATTCGCGTACGTTTTCTAAATG GTGTCCAATCTGCATACTGGGGAATGCTTGATGAGGGAAGGATAACTCAGACTACCGCAAATATTTTAATGCATTCAGTAGATGAAGCAATCGACATGGCTTCACATGAGCCTTTATGTGATTGGAAGGGGTTAAAGGCTAATGTTCATTTCCCGAGTTATTACAAGTTCCTTCAAGCAAGCATTTGCCCTCGAAAACTGGTTACTTATTTCATCGTAGGGAGACTGGAATCTGCATGTTACATTTGCGCTGCATTTCTACGTGCCCACAGAATCGCACGGCGACAACTGCATGACTTCGTAG GTGACAGTGAAGTTGCTTCTACAGTCATTACTGAAAGTGAGGCAGAAGGAGAAGAAGCGAGAGAATTTTTGGAGGATGTCCGTGCTACATTTCCTGAG GTGTTGCGTGTTGTGAAAACCAGGCAAGTAACTTATTCAGTGCTGAACCATTTAAGTGATTATGTCCAAAATCTTCAGATGATTGGGCTcttagaagaaaaagagatgcTTCATCTTCATGATGCTGTCCAA ACTGACTTGAAAAGACTTCTAAGGAATCCTCCTATAGTAAAGATCCCTAAACTAACTGATTTGATTAGCATGCATCCTTTGTTGGGGGCCCTTCCTTCTACAGTACGTGAACCGCTTGAAGGTTCTAGCAAAGGCACAATGAAATCACGTGGAGTGCCACTTTACAAGGAGGGCTCTAGGCCAAATGGCGTTTGGCTTATTTCTAATGGTGTTGTCAAG TGGAGGAGTAATAGCATAAGGAACAAGCACTCATTGCATCCAACTTTTACACATGGGAGCACATTGGGCATATATGAGGTCCTAGTTGGAAAGCCTTACATCTGTGACATGATAACAGACTCTGTGGTACTCTGCTTCTTTATTGAAAGCAACAAAATACTTTCAGCACTAAGGTCAGACCCTGCAGTGGAAGACTTCCTGTGGCAG GAAAGTGCTATTGCACTAGCCAAACTTTTACTTCCtcaaatatttgaaaagatGGTAATGCACGACATGAGAGCTCTTATTGCAGAAAGGTCAATGATGAACACATACATAAGGGGAGAAACAATAGAAATACCTTACCACTCCATTGGCTTTCTGTTAGAAGGATTTGTAAAGGCCCATGGCTATCAAGAAGAACTGATTACATCACCTGCAGTACTGTTGCCTCCGCATAAAAATCAGAGCTTTAACACTCACGGAACTGAAAGCAGTCAAACTGAAATAACAG GTGCCAAGATATCCAGTTTCTCTCACCAAAGATCCAGCTATCAAGTTGAGACAAGAGCAAGAGTGATAATCTTCGACATTGCAGCATTTGAAGCTGATAGTATGCTGCAGAGAAGGTCATCCTCTTTAGTACCACACACAGTTGATCATCCCCATAGACCTCTAAACAGAGAGCATGGTCTTATGAGTTGGCCTGAAAATATCCACAAGGCAAAATCACATGAGCAGAATCTTGAAAATGGACAAGCAAAGAGCTTGTCTGCAAGAGCAATGCAGCTGAGCATCTTTGGTGGCATG GTTGATGTGCAACGTCGTAGCCATGGTTCCTCAAGTGATGTAGTGCAGCGATCACATAGCATGTCATTTTCAAGAGCTGGATCATTTCATGGCCGCCCTCTTGTTTCTATTAGATCAGAAGGAAATGCTAATGTAAGGAAGAACATACAAGCAAGAAACTTGACGTGGAAAGTTCCTGCTCCTCCACATCATAGTACAGACACAAACAAGAGCAATGTGTTGGATCATTCTAGTGACGAATCTGGTGCTGAAGATGAGCACATAGTAAGAATTGACTCACCAAGTAGGCTTTCTTTCCGCCAGGCTTCTTAA